A stretch of the Porifericola rhodea genome encodes the following:
- a CDS encoding YdeI/OmpD-associated family protein yields the protein MQNHEQHPMNDQQKIEAYIQKHADKKGLLQKLRAIALATEMQETLKWGIPTYTIRGKNVAGIASFKEYAGIWFFQGALLKDEHQLLVNAQEGKTQAMRQLRFTSVEEIDGQLLKAYLEEAIANEKAGKKVKIAKKAPPQIPALLKDALSQSPELNQMFFQLSEAKQREYAEYITEAKREETRLNRLEKVIPMIKAKKGLNDKYKK from the coding sequence GTGCAAAACCATGAACAGCATCCTATGAATGACCAGCAGAAAATAGAGGCCTACATACAAAAGCATGCTGATAAGAAAGGCCTGCTGCAAAAATTGAGAGCCATAGCACTAGCTACCGAAATGCAGGAAACGCTAAAGTGGGGCATACCTACCTATACCATCAGGGGGAAGAATGTAGCGGGTATAGCTTCATTTAAAGAATACGCTGGTATCTGGTTTTTTCAGGGAGCGTTGCTTAAAGATGAACATCAGCTACTTGTAAATGCGCAGGAGGGTAAAACCCAGGCCATGCGTCAACTTAGATTTACTTCGGTGGAAGAAATTGACGGCCAACTCCTGAAAGCCTATCTGGAAGAAGCGATCGCTAATGAGAAAGCAGGGAAAAAAGTTAAAATTGCAAAAAAAGCTCCTCCACAAATTCCTGCTCTTTTAAAAGACGCACTTAGCCAATCTCCTGAACTCAATCAGATGTTTTTCCAACTAAGTGAAGCTAAACAGAGAGAATATGCGGAGTATATTACCGAAGCAAAGCGCGAAGAGACCAGGTTAAACCGTCTGGAGAAAGTTATACCGATGATTAAAGCTAAGAAAGGATTGAATGATAAGTACAAAAAATAA
- the proC gene encoding pyrroline-5-carboxylate reductase has protein sequence MSRKIAILGGGNLGQSIALGLMSTGNYQQGDVVVTRRKIHGVDELLDKGIEVITDNVEAVKRSELIFLCVQPKQLHHLLDQIKAVLNAQQHVLVSTITGLAIDEIEAKVGDNFPIIRAMPNTAIAIRESMTCIATKTADNSQLEKVQSIFDVMGRTLIIEEELMAAATVLGASGIAFALRFIRAAAQGGIEMGFDAEEAQAIAMQTCRGAASLLIESGRHPESEIDRVTTPRGCTIAGLNEMEHNGLSSALIKGIVASHKKIANIKKQVS, from the coding sequence ATGAGTAGAAAAATAGCAATACTAGGGGGAGGAAACCTGGGGCAGTCCATTGCGCTGGGTTTAATGAGTACCGGTAACTACCAGCAGGGGGATGTGGTAGTTACCCGACGTAAAATTCATGGCGTAGACGAACTGCTGGATAAAGGTATTGAAGTAATTACCGATAATGTAGAAGCTGTAAAGCGCTCTGAGTTAATTTTTTTGTGTGTACAGCCAAAGCAACTCCATCACTTGCTGGATCAGATCAAAGCCGTTTTAAATGCTCAACAGCATGTACTGGTTTCTACCATTACAGGCCTGGCTATAGATGAGATAGAGGCTAAAGTTGGAGATAACTTTCCTATCATTCGTGCCATGCCTAATACGGCTATTGCTATTCGCGAATCTATGACCTGCATCGCTACCAAAACTGCAGATAATAGCCAATTGGAAAAAGTGCAATCTATATTTGATGTAATGGGCCGTACGCTAATTATTGAAGAAGAGTTGATGGCTGCTGCGACCGTATTAGGAGCCAGCGGTATTGCTTTTGCCCTGCGGTTTATCCGTGCTGCCGCACAGGGCGGAATTGAAATGGGCTTTGATGCTGAAGAAGCACAGGCTATAGCCATGCAAACCTGTAGAGGTGCTGCATCACTGCTTATAGAAAGTGGACGACACCCTGAGTCTGAAATTGATAGAGTGACTACCCCGCGCGGCTGTACTATCGCTGGTCTTAATGAAATGGAGCATAACGGGCTAAGCTCTGCCCTGATTAAGGGTATTGTAGCTTCTCATAAGAAGATAGCCAATATCAAGAAGCAGGTTTCATAA
- the argC gene encoding N-acetyl-gamma-glutamyl-phosphate reductase: MSTTMIKAGIVGGAGYTAGELLRLLIHHPQVEIAYVHSKSNKGNPITQVHTDLIGDIALSFTDQLSYDIDVLFLCVGHGEAKVFWEENPVPDSVKVIDLSQDFRLDAEGNDFVYGLPELNKHKIKEARHIANPGCFATCLQLGIIPLAHAGWLQSDLHINAITGSTGAGQKPSATSHFSWRNNNISVYKAFEHQHLREIKQSVGKLQPDYQNEFMFLPMRGDFTRGIYASIYTKIEQSLEEVQTLYNTFYEDAPFVHISEVNPNLKQVVNTNKGIIYLQKHQDTLLTISMIDNLLKGASGQAVHNMNLMFGLAENTGLNLKASFF, from the coding sequence TTGAGCACGACAATGATTAAAGCAGGTATAGTTGGAGGAGCAGGATACACCGCTGGTGAGCTGCTTCGCCTTCTGATCCACCACCCACAGGTAGAGATTGCCTACGTACATAGTAAGAGCAATAAGGGCAACCCCATTACCCAGGTACATACGGACCTGATTGGTGACATTGCTCTTAGCTTTACCGATCAGCTCTCTTATGATATAGATGTTTTGTTTTTGTGCGTAGGGCATGGGGAGGCCAAGGTATTTTGGGAAGAAAACCCAGTGCCCGATTCGGTAAAAGTGATAGACCTAAGTCAGGATTTTCGTTTAGATGCCGAAGGAAATGACTTTGTATACGGCTTACCTGAGCTAAACAAACACAAAATCAAAGAAGCCCGGCATATTGCTAATCCCGGATGCTTTGCTACCTGCCTTCAGTTGGGTATTATTCCTCTGGCACATGCTGGTTGGTTGCAGAGTGACCTGCATATCAATGCTATTACCGGATCTACTGGCGCAGGGCAAAAACCTTCTGCTACCTCACACTTCAGCTGGAGAAATAACAATATCTCGGTCTATAAAGCATTTGAGCATCAGCACCTGAGAGAGATTAAGCAAAGTGTAGGTAAATTGCAGCCCGACTATCAAAATGAGTTTATGTTCCTACCTATGAGGGGAGACTTTACCAGAGGAATATATGCTTCTATCTATACTAAAATAGAGCAAAGTTTAGAGGAAGTACAAACACTGTACAACACCTTCTATGAAGATGCGCCATTTGTACATATCTCTGAGGTAAACCCTAACCTTAAGCAGGTAGTCAATACCAATAAAGGAATTATCTACCTGCAAAAGCATCAGGATACATTATTGACTATCAGTATGATTGACAACCTGCTTAAAGGAGCTTCGGGGCAGGCAGTGCATAATATGAATCTGATGTTTGGTTTAGCGGAAAATACAGGACTAAACCTGAAGGCCAGCTTCTTTTAG